The following are encoded together in the Plasmodium vinckei vinckei genome assembly, chromosome: PVVCY_12 genome:
- a CDS encoding WD repeat-containing protein, putative produces the protein MDIKKENNNKESDSSLNYHKKQKWNNSEDRQTKYNNKKLNGHIENGIINKNDKTNKNYSSSDENQPDELGKGSIFGAYDNNRSKMKKNKSIHHKDLSYVTDQISDNVSDTYKVLIDICLNEIRKKKDKNLDEESMNRSGMIKNSDHYKKNSYTTHANGNDMEDDFFFNLENFKSSSHKENYISINKKHPLNNDYLFNNSGRFKKIRSEPPDINISNKIDKHGDNFVFENDEENKENEFSSSRNGAYMGSPTKFDPNLIYHKNYLSLNAHGMNHNKELIDKNGNYSTGNHSFDEPWGNKDTYNQDNYNLEIRNSKKIASDLNKETSIISVGSRIDEIEDVEDYDETMKDKTYKGYNQRNILDVSPRNDIENDMFNIFKNVINMLTYKYPEHDIKRFFFNSQNRLKNEYENNKDMSIKLTSYECNKYNNIYSLVKQRLYYTKNDIKNRNDVLNCQYKYDIYNNHCVKNIQRNVTILSHFLPHTKNRNFITQIKFDQYSENILTSGIDGFIKIYHVNTGNLISCIRAHNYAITDFDIHRSNKYIISCDEKGIVKLTSVDKYKSKNLLTYRRTFSMKNVFFFYNDIESSIGRSTGFKYKTYALCSTNSYFFIIHFDDLNNDMQIIKWLDVMPLKNYKFSFNLHFSYSLNYNIAPYVYENLIISKNPIKELKNSYLIFINTKNNCLDDFKDTEFGSSSYNKTGKFNLSGTNTMGRLSNFSMNSMKRKKKLTFILLTTKIIYDCNEENDRMLSITPDNIVITKYINKTDNNLNNSGNGDDVIEVSYKGEKKKNNNDEDIAYKKIHQNFEINILENVKNNVGSILFKKFEDFNDEIVMFAFSNTSSNFVTTHINGAIYFWNLREYLTNITKKEIRGRKRIPVCCFYTSLYVEFVLESSAINETNKAKNNKNENANNNKSNNNNGTTNKNKETENNNLFVISSTSCSSYCYSSSDMDNTSKKDSKNSKMKKKKNKTSTSNNPNTTNAASLNSIYISENNNVPNLGDSSTIMVGSTNAKTGNNNKKGKNTTKDDATNSLGNEKSNTKPKLRAKKLHYKISNINFNVSDEYIIVADGITNKSNSTKEMINAVTMKTNISIFSLLDFEEIKYFDLKKCDSYISFIEPNPNYKDIVLFGCFRKYIYLLNLEKKKIIKKYSYDSELKNLRAQWNKNGYTFIVSHNYGYFSIFTLNNNYSYKLTLTEQLTSSQICYLSENNNNNNNERVDDFDNLNLLPEFFLFDSYYPNNQYGRNGNSNSYDLRDYDNIIDITNNVDSGFNIGSLIGTNSNNVIPLIQNNQTYNTRSGRSATSSNRNRKNNNEENNYNIINDNSSPELIHTRSKNGKKNRRIIEDSSDSSKKSNNTIYTLYSDSNSRCSGKNSNNSLFSNKKSKKKKKASSNSNDDIKIIDKKRSRPNKSHIINLENMSDDGNEVITVEDVYSEGDQENYKENGKRVKKNEIINIDNEMDSNNYIASFDNKRKKGKYLLKDNKKNNKKISNENDDDAFLIEDNECIQINDNNIVYVNNSYESVLDDSKKFENNEKIKKLNTFFILKSDNIKSSKHKKEDNHSFSDCDSYFDQYSSISFLSDESDYYNYSNYLDNLKTNSSSNENSSSISDGSSIEAYGTDSSGQYIERSFEENIFGHAKWGSKNIMNRLKKKGKAYKKGNTESITKGDKNGGNKSEYNKKVEIIDENEENRVILNNFNNPNVLVDKKFKIYDHELQPLLPQFTSFNCKNDYFEYLKESNFDSIYVHLNYFNFLRKKLKNNNDFNYKILLLYGIVYDLLLMYGNYLPNFDKRLLNMFFLKACQEKTTNFYKSCEDETETGSYNKRSKEYDKKIVSYKSDKTCSNNSTTVVCNKIEGKNMSTLSRTIGSELFSDPFNNSKGKMSSLFINEDMCNKKNKKEKNFIKKINQYIETYLKKNNKYFNSEKDKKRFMNVIKISKIYKNLKHEENVFYDFYNDDYLKHQNGVNLSIFYQFLKRLPCKDEEDVDSFIYYNKKNYSNKNIKILFKKYLSHYELVDKNKKEYDYKLFIYSNNNTIIYMNDTVKKLLHVLDEKHKKTLVRENYNILNNLSLKGRNCIIKNINNLFTCEYFNPYSVYVRSPMDNYDLVNPRNYNNSFFQNYSGYNDLFNVLRNNIYDANFENIGSTTNRTAPYTNVARTTNRRNNNNRGTSHLFNYDSLAHPNRNAEIAVISEGSSAFTSDQSANYFIEDDYDDDYDDDYEDEYVDEYEDEFEDEYDDDYSNDSNYYGRRSRRTTTRKRRRTHRTARSTTRNNRSRRNTTRSKKKTSRRKKPSRTTENTTIATSSRNLNVRKSDRLKKKEEQSTNTNTNSGITSSRYFRNSSNTSRNRYNTRSSNNNNNTSNNSGSRSFII, from the coding sequence ATGGatataaagaaagaaaataataataaggaAAGTGATAGTAgtttaaattatcataaaaagcaaaaatggaataattCAGAAGATAgacaaacaaaatataataataaaaaacttaATGGTCATATAGAAAAtggaattataaataaaaatgataaaacaaataaaaactaTTCAAGTAGTGATGAAAATCAACCAGATGAATTGGGAAAAGGAAGTATATTTGGTgcatatgataataataggagcaaaatgaaaaaaaataaaagcatCCACCATAAAGATCTAAGTTACGTCACCGACCAAATTTCGGATAATGTAAGTGACACATATAAAGTATTAATAGATATATGCTTAAATGAAATtcgtaaaaaaaaagacaaaaattTAGATGAAGAAAGCATGAATCGCAGTggaatgataaaaaatagtgatcattataaaaagaataGCTACACTACTCATGCAAATGGTAATGATATGGAagatgattttttttttaacttagaaaattttaaaagttcATCCCacaaagaaaattatatatctataaacaaaaaacatccattaaataatgattatctttttaataattctgggcggtttaaaaaaatacggAGTGAACCTCccgatataaatataagtaataaaatagataaACACGGtgataattttgtttttgaaaatgatgaagaaaaCAAAGAAAATGAGTTTAGTTCCTCACGAAATGGAGCATATATGGGTTCCCCCACTAAATTCGACCCTAATTTGATATACCACAAAAATTATCTCAGTCTTAATGCACACGGAATGAATCATAATAAAGAGCTTATTGATAAGAATGGCAATTATAGTACAGGTAATCATAGTTTTGATGAACCTTGGGGAAATAAAGATACATATAATCAGGATAATTACAATTTAGAAATACGAAATAGTAAGAAAATCGCAAGTGATTTGAACAAAGAGACAAGCATTATAAGTGTAGGGTCTCGTATAGATGAAATCGAAGATGTAGAAGATTATGATGAAACAATGAAAGATAAAACATACAAGGGTTATAATCAGAGAAATATACTTGATGTTTCTCCAAGAAAtgatatagaaaatgatatgttcaatatttttaaaaatgttataaatatgttaacTTACAAATATCCCGAGcatgatataaaaaggtttttttttaatagccAAAATCGATTAAAGaatgaatatgaaaataataaagatatgTCAATAAAATTGACAAGTTATgaatgtaataaatataataatatatacagtTTAGTGAAACAGagattatattatacaaaaaatgatataaaaaatagaaatgaCGTATTAAATTgccaatataaatatgatatatataataatcattGTGTTAAAAACATACAAAGAAATGTGACTATTTTATCACATTTTTTACCGCATACAAAAAATCGGAATTTTATaacacaaataaaatttgatcAATATTcggaaaatattttaacatCAGGAATAGATgggtttataaaaatatatcatgtAAATACAGGTAATTTGATATCTTGCATTCGGGCCCATAATTATGCAATCACCGATTTTGACATTCATCGatcaaacaaatatataatttcatgTGATGAAAAAGGGATAGTAAAGCTTACAAGTgtagataaatataaaagtaaaaatttattaacttATCGAAGAACATTTTCTATGAagaatgtttttttcttttacaaTGATATTGAAAGTAGTATTGGTAGAAGTACGggttttaaatataagacATATGCACTATGTTCTACCAATtcctattttttcattatacattttgacgatttaaataatgatatgcaaataataaaatggcTAGATGTTATGcccttaaaaaattataaattttcattcaATTTGCATTTCTCATATTCCTTAAACTATAACATAGCGCCATATgtttatgaaaatttaattatttcaaaaaatccAATAAAAGAGctaaaaaatagttatttaatttttataaatacgAAAAATAATTGCTTAGACGATTTTAAAGATACAGAGTTTGGATCAtcttcatataataaaactggcaaatttaatttatctgGGACTAATACAATGGGAAGATTGTCAAATTTTTCCATGAATAGtatgaaaagaaaaaaaaaactcaCATTCATTCTTTTAACTACAAAGATAATATATGATtgtaatgaagaaaatgatagaATGCTTAGTATTACCCCGGATAATATTGttataacaaaatatatcaacAAGAccgataataatttaaataatagtgGAAATGGTGATGATGTTATTGAAGTTTCTTATAAAggagagaaaaaaaaaaataataatgatgaagatatagcatataaaaaaatacatcaaaattttgaaattaatattttagaaaatgttaaaaataatgtaggatctattttgtttaaaaaatttgaagaTTTTAATGACGAGATAGTTATGTTTGCTTTTTCAAATACAAGTTCAAATTTTGTTACAACTCACATAAATGGtgcaatatatttttggaaTCTTCGAGAGTATCTTACcaatattacaaaaaaagagaTTAGGGGGAGGAAAAGAATTCCTGTTTGCTGCTTTTACACATCTCTTTATGTTGAGTTTGTGCTAGAATCGTCCGCTATTAATGAAACAAATAAGGCcaagaataataaaaatgaaaatgccaacaataataaaagtaataataataatgggactacaaataaaaataaagaaactgaaaataataatttatttgttatatCGTCTACATCATGCTCTTCTTATTGTTACTCATCAAGTGATATGGACAATACTTCAAAAAAAGattcaaaaaatagtaaaatgaaaaaaaaaaaaaataaaacaagcACATCAAATAATCCGAACACAACAAATGCAGCATCTttaaatagtatatatattagtgAAAACAATAATGTTCCAAATTTAGGTGACAGTAGCACTATAATGGTAGGTAGCACCAATGCTAAAACcggaaataataataaaaagggaaaaaataCAACTAAAGATGATGCAACAAATTCGCTTGGAAATGAAAAATCGAATACTAAACCAAAATTGAGagcaaaaaaattacattataaaataagtaacataaattttaatgtatCAGACGAGTATATTATCGTTGCCGATGGAATTACGAATAAGTCAAACTCAACAAAAGAAATGATAAATGCTGTCACTatgaaaacaaatatttctatatttagCTTACTAGATTtcgaagaaataaaatatttcgatttaaaaaaatgtgacAGTTATATTAGCTTTATAGAGCCTAATCcaaattataaagatattgttttatttggtTGTTTtcgtaaatatatttatttattaaatttagagaaaaaaaaaattataaaaaaatattcatatgatagtgaattaaaaaatttaagagCACAAtggaataaaaatggtTATACATTTATTGTTTCACATAATTATGgttatttttctatttttacattaaataataattattccTATAAATTAACATTAACAGAACAATTAACATCTTCACAAATTTGCTACCTtagtgaaaataataataataataataatgaaagaGTTGATGATTTTGATAACTTAAACTTATTAcctgaattttttttatttgattcaTATTATCCAAATAATCAATATGGAAGGAATGGCAATTCAAATAGTTATGATTTGAGAGATTATGATAACATCATTGATATAACTAACAATGTAGACAGCGGATTTAATATTGGAAGTCTTATAGGTACAAACTCAAACAATGTGATACCTCTTATCCAAAATAACCAAACCTATAATACTCGTTCAGGACGATCTGCCACTTCTAGCAAtagaaatagaaaaaataacaatgaggaaaataattataatattataaatgataatagcAGTCCAGAATTAATACACACTCGAAGTAAAAACgggaaaaaaaatcgaaGGATCATAGAAGATAGTTCTGATTCGtcaaaaaaatcaaacaatacaatatatacattatatagTGATAGTAACTCGAGGTGTTCTGggaaaaatagtaataattcccttttttcaaataaaaaaagtaaaaaaaaaaaaaaggctTCTAGCAATAGCaatgatgatataaaaataatagataaaaaaagatcACGACCAAATAAATctcatataataaacttAGAAAATATGTCAGATGACGGCAATGAAGTTATTACTGTAGAAGATGTGTACAGCGAAGGTGATcaggaaaattataaagaaaatggaaaaagaGTGAAGAAAAATgagataataaatattgacAATGAAATGGATAgcaataattatatagcatcttttgataataaaaggaaaaaaggtaaatatttattaaaagataataaaaaaaataataaaaaaatatcaaatgaaaatgatgatgatGCATTTTTAATCGAAGATAATGAATGTATACaaattaatgataataatattgtatatgttaataattcatatgAGTCAGTATTAGATGATAGTAagaaatttgaaaataatgaaaaaattaaaaaattaaacacattttttatattaaaaagtgaTAATATCAAAAGTTCAAAACACAAAAAGGAAGATAATCATTCATTTTCTGATTGTGATTCCTATTTTGATCAATATAGCTCTATTAGCTTTTTAAGTGATGAATCagattattataattattcaaattatttgGACAATCTCAAAACAAACAGTAGTAGTAATGAAAATAGCAGTAGTATTAGTGATGGTAGTAGTATTGAGGCTTATGGTACGGATTCATCTGGGCAATATATAGAGAGGAGCtttgaagaaaatatatttgggCATGCAAAATGGGGCagcaaaaatattatgaatcGACTTAAGAAAAAGGGCAAGgcttataaaaaaggaaatacaGAGAGTATAACGAAAGGTGATAAAAATGGGGGAAATAAAagtgaatataataaaaaagtagaaataattgatgaaaatgaagagAATAGAGTaattttaaacaattttaataatccTAATGTATTGGTTGataaaaagtttaaaatatatgatcaTGAATTGCAGCCTTTACTTCCACAATTCACTAGTTTCaattgtaaaaatgattattttgaatatttaaaagaaagtAACTTTGATTCTATTTATGtacatttaaattattttaattttttaagaaaaaaattaaaaaataataatgattttaACTATAAAATCCTTCTTCTATATGGAATAGTATATGATCTTTTGTTAATGTATGGAAATTATTTACctaattttgataaaaggttattaaatatgttttttttgaaagCGTGCCAAGAAAAAActacaaatttttataaatcttGTGAAGATGAAACAGAAACTGGAAGTTATAATAAGAGATCTAaagaatatgataaaaaaatagtatctTATAAGAGTGATAAAACATGTTCAAACAATTCAACAACTGTTGTgtgtaataaaatagaaggaaaaaatatgagcACATTATCGCGCACAATAGGAAGCGAATTATTTAGCGATCCGTTCAACAACAGTAAAGGAAAAATGAGCTCCctatttataaatgaagatatgtgtaataaaaaaaataaaaaggaaaagaattttattaaaaaaataaatcaatacatagaaacatatttaaaaaaaaacaataaatattttaatagtgaaaaagataaaaagaGATTTAtgaatgtaataaaaattagtaaaatatataaaaatttaaaacatgaagaaaatgtgttttatgatttttataatgatgattatttaaaacatcAAAATGGAGTTAACTTgtcaattttttatcagtttttaaaaagatTACCATGTAAAGATGAAGAAGATGTAGactcatttatttattataataaaaaaaattatagtaataagaatattaaaatattatttaaaaaatatttatcacATTATGAATTagtagataaaaataaaaaagaatatgattataaattatttatttattccaataataatactattatatatatgaatgaTACTGTTAAAAAGTTATTACATGTTTTAGATGAAAAACATAAGAAAACATTAGTGagagaaaattataatatattaaataatttatcattGAAAGGCAGAAATTgcataattaaaaatattaataatctTTTTACTTGCGAATATTTTAATCCATATTCTGTTTATGTAAGATCACCTATGGATAATTATGATCTAGTTAATCCgagaaattataataattcatttttccAAAACTATTCAGGAtataatgatttatttaatgtCCTCaggaataatatatatgatgccaattttgaaaatataggAAGTACTACTAATCGAACCGCACCATATACTAACGTTGCTAGAACCACCAATCGTcgaaataacaataatagaGGAACAAgccatttatttaattatgatAGTTTAGCACATCCAAACCGAAATGCAGAAATAGCAGTCATAAGCGAAGGCTCATCCGCTTTTACTAGTGATCAATCGGCTAATTATTTCATAGAAGATGATTATGATGACGATTATGATGATGATTATGAAGATGAGTATGTAGATGAGTATGAAGATGAATTTGAAGATGAATATGATGACGATTATAGTAATGATTCGAATTATTATGGAAGAAGAAGTAGAAGAACTACTACTAGAAAAAGAAGACGTACACATAGAACTGCTAGATCTACTACTAGAAATAATAGATCACGAAGGAATACAACaagaagtaaaaaaaaaacttccAGGAGAAAAAAACCTAGTCGCACAACAGAAAATACTACCATTGCTACTTCTTCTAGAAATTTGAATGTCAGGAAAAGTGACAgattaaagaaaaaggaAGAACAGAGCACTAACACTAACACAAATAGCGGAATAACCAGTAGTCGCTATTTTAGAAATTCTTCTAACACCTCAAGAAATAGATATAATACTCGATCTTCAAACAACAATAACAACACTTCGAATAATAGTGGAAGCAGaagttttattatataa
- a CDS encoding ATP-dependent RNA helicase DDX42, putative: MMNDDKDDNYESNKNEKAHDDNGQDEIDPLDEFMLEIDKVIEEEKLKKEREEDIFNKEIGNESENAIDCYAKSSRKWEKSKNINDTDQKYQIDKKNKNNNNDGKDDNSLDDNDVTADIYEFLEKKNEELMNEKNKEKEHGKSFGRTQNYFVSAGTKDPQMEIKDDDSDFNDFLNDGNDKNKNDEIIICNINYDEIELEEFKKDIFVTDENINDFTLEQSVEYKKKNNIKTIGFNVPKPIFSFLQLKNIIDKEVLENMYDLSISILSPAQSIVIPTFLSGRDFIANSRTGSGKTLAYIISLIIHLMNYKKESKKDAQKGVKKKNSDPHALILTPTREICVQISEEINKISMNKLSSTLLFNGINFKNAYDDIHKGVDIIIANVKTLINFVNKKYLSLTNIKYVILDEFDKLFSNQFINSVISILNNIRTDSIRAFFSSTFSDSIHELVKPYLSKKHILIQVDDNNVLIDKKFYIVEESYKYKYLLHSIHQFSNNGQGFIFCNSKKNVLALYERLKKEIQLKHIKFDFIYGDMDQTDRLYKLDSLKNKRTQILISTGLMERGINVIDLNFVINYDCPRDLFVYIHRIGRCSRMNNKGYAVTFITPSEKKMAYLIYTHLKNGKETIDEELKNFILRSNLNNDAEIKKLKRKMNNPHYDNPLKKVGPTNNNNTIVSLGSMPFQASASQKQNEKPPPKQVHMISPNDVLSSSSDEY, from the exons ATGATGAACGACGATAAAGATGATAATTAtgaaagtaataaaaatgaaaaagccCATGACGACAATGGACAGGATGAAATTGATCCATTAGACGAATTTATGTTAGAAATAGATAAAGTCATCGAAGAAgaaaaacttaaaaaagaaCGCGAGgaagatatatttaataaagaGATAGGGAATGAGTCTGAAAATGCTATAGATTGTTATGCAAAATCGTCAAGAAAATGGGAAAagagtaaaaatataaatgacaCCGATCAAAAGTATcaaattgataaaaaaaataagaacaACAATAATGATGGCAAGGATGATAACAGTTTAGATGATAATGATGTGACTGCAGatatttatgaatttttggaaaaaaaaaatgaagaattaatgaatgaaaaaaataaagagaaAGAACATGGAAAAAGTTTTGGTAGAactcaaaattattttgtaagtGCTGGGACAAAAGATCCacaaatggaaataaaagatgATGATAGTGATTTtaatgattttttaaatgatggtaatgataaaaataaaaatgacgaaataataatatgtaatattaattatgatGAAATTGAATTAGaagaatttaaaaaagatatatttgttactgacgaaaatataaatgattttaCTCTCGAACAAAGTGtggaatataaaaaaaaaaataatataaaaactatAGGTTTTAATGTACCAAAGCCaattttctcttttttacaattaaaaaatattatagataAAGAAGTTCTTGAAAATATGTACGATTTGTCTATAAGTATTTTATCTCCTGCTCAATCCATAGTAATCCCAACATTTTTAAGTGGTAGAGATTTTATAGCAAACAGTAGAACTGGGTCAGGGAAAACACTCGCATATATTATCTCGCTAATCATTCATTTGATGaactataaaaaagaaagcaAAAAGGATGCACAAAAAggtgtgaaaaaaaaaaattcagaTCCTCATGCTCTTATATTGACACCAACTAGAGAAATATGTGTGCAAATTTctgaagaaataaataaaatatctatgaataaattaagttcaactttattatttaacggaataaattttaaaaatgctTATGATGATATACACAAAGGGGTTGATATCATAATAGCCAACGTAAAAACGTTAATTAActttgttaataaaaaatatttatcattgacaaatatcaaatatgttatattagatgaatttgataaattattttcaaatcaatttattaattcagttatttcaatattaaataatatacgaACTGATTCTATAAGAgcctttttttcttcaacATTTTCAGATAGTATTCATGAATTAGTCAAACCGTACTTAtctaaaaaacatattttaatcCAAGTAGATGATAATAATGTGTTaatagataaaaaattttatattgttgaagaatcatataaatataaatatttattacattcGATTCATCAGTTTTCAAACAATGGGCAAggctttattttttgtaatagtaaaaaaaatgtgctAGCATTATATGAACGacttaaaaaagaaatacaattaaaacatataaaatttgattttatttatggTGATATGGATCAAACAGATAGATTATATAAACTGgattctttaaaaaataaaagaacacaaatattaattagTACTGGTTTAATGGAAAGAGGCATAAATGTCAttgatttaaattttgtaattaATTATGATTGCCCTCGTGatctttttgtttatattcaCAGAATTGGACGATGTTCCAGAATGAACAATAAAG GTTACGCTGTCACATTTATTACCCCAtcggaaaaaaaaatggcatATCTTATTTATAcccatttaaaaaatggaaaggAAACAATAGatgaagaattaaaaaattttattttaagaaGCAACTTGAATAACGATGccgaaataaaaaaattaaaaagaaaaatgaataacCCTCATTATGATAACCCATTGAAAAAAGTAGGGCccacaaataataataatacaattgTAAGTTTAGGCTCCATGCCTTTTCAAGCAAGTGCATCACAAAAACAGAATGAAAAACCGCCACCAAAACAGGTGCATATGATTTCTCCAAATGATGTTTTATCATCTTCAAGTGATGAATACTAA